The Leptospira ellinghausenii genome contains the following window.
CTTCGTTTCACCAGTTACTTCATAACTGGAAAGTAATGCGCGGATCCACAAACAATTCCATGACGTTAAGATCTTATCATCACGTAACGGACGAATTCTAGTGTTCCTTCTTTCTAATAAAATGTCTTTTGCTTTTTGAATTCGTTCTTTAAAATCTTTTTTGAATTGGATTCCATGAGTGAAGGGATTTTTTCCTTTAAAATAGACGTTGAGTATGTTTTGGTTGTGTTCAAAATTTCCTTCTTCTGTAACATTCCAGAAATTTAGGATTTCCTCATCGGAAACCAAAGATTTGATTTCACTTTCTGTCCAAACATAAAATTTTCCTTCTACCCCTTCTGAGTCTGCATCCTCGGCACTGGCAATTCCGCCCACATTAAGACGCATATCCCTTTCGATGTAAGAGATAATCTCTTGAATCGTTTCTAAAAAGAAAGTTTCGTTTGTGATTCGGTAGAGTTTTGCCAAAGTTTCGACAAACAATGAGTTGTCGTACAACATTTTTTCAAAATGCGGAACCAACCATTCGTGATCTGTCGCATAACGACAAATTCCACCGCCAACTTGATCGTAAATTCCGCCCGATTTCATGGCATACGCTGTATTAAATGCCAACTCCAATGCACGGTTGTCTTTTTCGATCATATAATAATCGAGTAAAAAACTTAGTGCCATACTTGGTGGAAACTTATTCACAGAATTTGTTTTGAAACCAAAATAATCTTTATCATAAACTTGGATGTATCGATTGAAATTTTGTATGAGAATTTGTTTTTCAGGAACTTGTCCGGCATTGGTTCTTGTTTCATTCTCTTTTAAATAGATAGTCAGGTCTTTTGCTGCTTGTAGAAGCTCACCTTTCTGGTGGATCCAAGCCTGGTTCACAAGTTTTAATACTTCCTTAAAACTTCTTTTTCCATACCTGTTTTCAGGTGGAAAGTAGGTTCCCCCAAGGATGGGTTCCTTCATTGGTGTCAGAAACATATTGAGAGGCCATCCACCTTGGGTACCCATCGCATGTAATGCATCCATATAAATTTTATCTATGTCAGGACGTTCTTCTCTGTCTAACTTAATGCATACAAAATCTCGGTTTAAAACTTCTGCTGTGGATTCATCTTCAAAGGATTCGCGTTCCATCACATGGCACCAGTGGCAAGTGGAATAACCAATGGATAAAAGGATGACTTTATCTTCCGTGACTGCTTTTTCGAAGGCTTCCGGTCCCCATGGAAACCAATCCACTGGGTTGTGTGCATGTTGTAATAGATAAGGACTTTTTTCATGAACCAAACGATTCGGTTTTTTAGACAAATTTGCCACAATGTTCTCCCAGAAAAGAAGCTTTCCAGGCCAAGCTTTTTACATTTTCGGTTGATTGACAACATTGATTTTTTCATCTTGTCTCTGTAAGGGGTTTAAAAAGTTTCCATTGAAAAGACAAAATTTTATCCCCAAACGTTTTCTCACAAAATCTCAAAAGTTGACCAGCTGGTTAATATCTTTGAGTATGTTAACTTTCCCTGTTTTGGCAGATTCCGACTTTGATGACGACATCAAACGGATGCAACTTGCCCAGTGGGAAAATGGTGATGTTGTACCAGAACCTCTCCAAGGGCCAGGTCCAAAAAAACTTCGTTTGTCCATTGCCCAAGCAATTGAACAAGTCATAGAAAACAATACAATCGTACAAAATGCAAAATTGGAAATTGTAAAGGCAGACAGCCCTGAGTGGAAAAATGAATCCAAGTATTCTTGGCGGGCTTTGGCTAGTATCCAATCTGCAAAACAATTATTCCCAAGTAACAGAAATAACATCTTTGCAGGAACAATCCGTTCCCAAGATAAAATTTCTGCTGGGATTGAAAAACAATTCAAAACAGGAACTTATTTTAAAACGGAAATCAGCACCATTCGTTACGATGTAAACGCATTTGAAAACCCAGATTCTTCTACAGCGGGATTTGCTAGTTTACTTGCTGCTCCTCCTATGTATACGGGTGCTATTTCTGCTACACTCTCACAAGAACTGCTGAAGTATAGTTTTGGTAAAAACGAAGAAGAAAAAGAGAAATTATTAAAAAACCAAACCCTCCTCGTCAGAGAAAATTACATTAATATCTTAACTCAACTTGTCGTAAAAATACTGGTTGATTATTGGTCGTTGAGTATCGTCGATTCCCGCATTGCAACGTATGAAAAAGTTTCAAAAAATACTGAGGAAATCCGGAAATTAACACTACGAAAAACTGGACTTGGACTTTCCGAAGGTTTCGAAGTAAACCAATGGAACCAAGCTTACCTCAAAACACAGTCTTTACTTGAAAAAGCAAAAGTGGATCGGATTGAAGCAGAAAGAAATCTAATCCGCATTCTGAATGTTGATACATCCTCTTCCATTGAAGGTGTGACCGATTTAAGTGAAACATTACCAACAAATATTAATATCAAATCTGATGTAGAGTATGCATTAGCACATCGAACTGATTATTTAATCCTAAAAAGAGAAAGAGAAATCGCAAAACTGGCATTAAATACTGCATTGGCAGAAGATGATCCTTCTCTTTTGGCAACCGTATCTTATAGTTCTATTGGACAAAACTTTTTATCTCCACAAGAAAACTTCATCGCAAGACAACGTGGTATTACATCCTTTATGTATCCACAAATAGCAGCAGAATTAAAAATGTCATATCCTTTATGGGATTTGGGAATCAAAGCTGCCATCCGAGATGCCGAAACAAACTTAAAAATCAATGAACTAAAAATTCAAAATTTAGAGCAAGAAATTGAACAAGAAATTGCGATTCGACATGAAGCGTTGATTGCAAGTCATGTTTTACTCAAAGACTTACAAAAAACCAAAAAAGAAACTGAAACATTTTATAACGGACTCATGGAACGTTTTAGACAAGGACGATATACAGCGGTTAATGTCAAAAATGCACTTGATAGTTTGGCAAATACGGAACTTGCTGTCACCCAAGCCAAAATAAATTTTAATATCAATTTAGTTCGTTACGAATTGGCAAAAAATTCACTTTTTGAAAAGTATGGTTTAGATTTGTATTCCATTTTGGAAGAAGTAGAAAAAAGAGCTAAATTCGAAACAGATAAATTATGAAATCGTTTCCGACACATAGAAAAGATGAAATGGTATTATACCGACGTACCTTCCATCAAAATCCTGAACTCAAATACGAAGAAAAAGAAACGGCAAGTTTTGCAAAAAAACACTTAGAATCCTTAGGATTTACGGTTGAAGACGGAATTGCCGAAACTGGCCTGGTTGCCTTATTTGATTCTGGGAAACCAGGAAAAACCATTTTGGTGCGCGCTGATATGGATGCACTTCCCATCCATGAAGAAAATGTACACCATTACAAAAGTAAAAATGAAGGGAAAATGCATGCCTGTGGGCATGATGGGCATACAAGTATTTTACTTGCGTTAGCTTCTGATTTAAAAAAAGAATTTTCAAGTTTTGTACCGAAAGGTAGAGTTTTACTTTGTTTCCAACCAGCTGAAGAAGGTGGATCGGGTGCCGATAGGATGATTGAATCTGGCATACTAGAACGATACCATGTTGATTCTGTTTTTGCCCTCCATGTTTGGAACCATATTGATTTAGGAAAAGTGGGTGTCGTCAATGGAACTATGATGGCTTCCGTTGATGAATTTAAAATCACCGTTGAAGGTACCTCAGGACATGGGGCTATGCCACAACATACTGTAGATCCGATTCTTGTTGGTAGTCATTTAGTTACCGCCTTACAGACTTTAGTTTCGAGAAATGTAGATCCCTTAGAACCTTGCGTTGTAACCGTTGGATCATTCCATTCTGGTAATGCTTTTAATGTAATTCCAGAAACTGCAGTTTTACATGGAACGGTTCGAACGTATTCAAAATCTGTTTACGACATGATCCCAGAACGAATGAAACAATTGGTTGAACAAGTGGGTTCTGGTTTTGGAGCCAAGATTCGTTTGGAGTACAAACGAATTGACAAACCAACCATCAATGACCCAGTGATGGCTGATGTTGTCAGAAAGGCAGCTAAGTCAGTTCTCGGTGAAAATTGCTTAACGGAAGAAAATACTCGCACTATGGGTGGAGAAGATTTTTCTGCTTTTTTGATGCAAAAACCAGGGTGTTATTTTTTCATCGGATCTAGAAATGAGAAAAAGGGATTTATCCACCCTCATCATAGTACCTTTTTTGATTTTGACGAAGATGCGCTTCCCATTGGACTTGCCGTCATGAAAGAAGTCATTCACACTTACCTCCAAGATTTTTCATAAATTTCTCCTTGCTTTTATAACCTATTTCATTATTGGTTAGATATCTAACCAATTCGAGGGAAATATGATAAGTTTTGAACTGAATGATGGAATCGGAATCATTCAACTTGCGATTAATGACAAGAACAGTTTTTCCAATGAGTCTTTTTTGGCATTAAAACACTCAATCCAACAAGCAAAAGATTCAAAAGCAAAAGTTGTCGTTTTAAGAAGTACTTCTGCAGGATCTTTTTCTTTAGGCCTAGATTTGACAACTGTTAGTTCAATGGATATGTCAAAAGATCTTGCTCCATTTTTAGAACTATTTTATCACAACTTAACTGAAATTTACCAATTACCAATGCCCACCATTGCGGAAGTTTCAGGACATGCATTAGGGTATGGTGCGATGCTTGCACTCGTTTGTGATTATCGATTTGCCACTTCTGACATTCGTTTTGGACTACCAGAAGTGAAAATTGGAATCCAAGTGCCTTCTTTTGTTTATGCACTGATGGGTGAAGCCGTTGGTTATGACTTAGCAAAACGTCATGTATTACTCGGTGATGCTTTTAAAGCAAAGGAGTACCCTACTTTATTTGAAGAGATTTCAGAAACAGAAGATGACCTGAAAAAGAAGTCGAAGTCATTACAAACCAAACTGAAAAAAAATTCTTACTCTGCAATGAAAGATACAAAAAAAGGAATTTTGAGTGTCCACAAACCGTTACTTGATTTAGTAAAAGAAGATGTAAAAAATACGATTGCAAGTATCCAATCACCTGATGCAAAAGAAGGGATCTCCGCCTCTGTTGAAGCCAGAAGGCCTGTGTTTACATCTTAAAAATTCAAACGATTCCCTTTCGGTCTCGGATGTGTTTATAAATTTCATCGAGGATAGGATATAAAATATCCTCGTTTTCTTTTGAAATCCCCCAGGTTTGGAGGGATAATAATTTAGCGGAAATGGTTACGATTTTTTTCCGAATTTTTTTTCCCTCCTTTGATAGTAAAATAGCCCATTCCCTTCCATCACTAGGAGAAGGATTTCGATCCACAAGACCTTCTTTCACCAATCGATTCACGAGCACAGTACAAGTTGGTTTTGTTTTTTCAATTGTTTTGGCAATTTGAGTCATATTGATAGGTTTCGAAGTTCGAATCAAAAACGTTAAAATTTCGAAATGAGATGTTGTTAGTCCAGGATAACCTAACTTTTCCAATTCGATGCGAACAATATCAGCAATTTCTGAACTGATACGATCAAAATAACGAACGGAGCGAAACCGTTTAGGAAGTTCTCTTGGCATGATCCGAACTAAAATCGTTACACTTTCAGAGATTCGATTTCTGAAATTTCCTTCGGAATGGACTCTGTTAAGTTGATAGGCGTTTTACCATTAATGAGAATGTCATCTTCAATACGGATCCCTATCCCACGAAACTCTTTTGGAATTGATTCATCATTTGGATCAAAATACAATCCTGGTTCTACAGTAACCACTTGCCCGTCTTTTAAAGGCCTTGATTTACCTTCTAAAAAGTATCTTCCCACATCATGAACATCCATACCCAAATAATGTCCCGTGCGATGCATATAAAACTTCTTATAGGTTTCTTTTTCTAATATTTCATCCAGATTCCCTTTTAAAAATCCCATTTCACGAAGGCAGTCTGATAAAAATCGAACTGTTTTTTCATGGACTTCATTAAACGGAATTCCTGCGACCGAATGTTGGATTGCATTTTTTTGTGCATACAATACTACTTCATAAATCATCTTTTGTGATTCGGAAAATTTTTTACCAACAGGGAAAACTCGCGTCACATCAGCCGTATAATAATTCCATTCCGCACCTGAATCAACTAGAACCAAATCTCCATCCGAAAGTTTGTCATCATTGTTTACATAGTGCAGAATGCATGCATTTTTGCCAGATGCTACAATATGTCCATACCCTCCACCAATTGAGCCATACTTTAAGTATTCTTGTTCGAGTAACGCCTCCAGCTCATATTCGTACATACCAGGTTTACTTTCTCGCATGATCCGCATATGTCCAAGTTTGGTGATTTCTGCTGCATTTTTCAGAATTTGGATTTCTTCTTTTGATTTGGTGAGACGTTCTTCATGTAAAAAATTGGGATGTTCAATTCGATGTGGTCCAAATTTCCCTTCTCTTGCTCTTTCTGATAGATTTTTACATTCTAATAAAAGTTCACGGTCTCTATCTGGGTTTTCACCAAAAAAATAATATAATGTATGATTTCCTATTAAAATTGCTGATTTCTGTTTTTCCCAATCAGTTAAATCATAAACAAAATTCAAACCTAACATCGATTTGATTTTATCTTTTCCTAATCGAATCCCAGTCCAAATCTCTCTCTCTTTGTCCTTTGGCAAACAAAACATACCAACAGCTTCGGATGTTACGATCAAAATTGAATCTTCTTCTTTAATCCCAGTTAGATAATAAAAATCAGAGTTTTGTCTAAACTTATACTCTACATCACGGTTACGAATTTTATGATTCGCCGCAAAAAGAATCAGAATTTCTCCATTTTTTAATCTTTTCTGAACTTTAGAGATTCTTTTTTGATACGTATCAGCATCATATTCTTTGGATTTTAAATGCGGTTGTTTCATGTTTTAATCACTTCCTCAAGTGCTTCAAAAATGCGAACGGGGTTTTGGTCTAACATACAACGAAAATGACCTTCTGGACAAATCCTTCCACCGTGAATTCCACAGGGTCTACAATTTAGACCATTCACTTGCATAATTCGATGTTTGTCAGACAAACTTCCATAACCAAATTCTGGAATTGTTGCGCCGTAGATCATAACTGTAGGTGTATTAAACGCAGAAGCAAAATGAATGGGACTCGAATCATTTGAAATGATGGCTGTTGCATTTTGGATCCAAACCATTAGTTCTTTTAAACTTGTTTGACCTACTAAAGAAAGTAACCTCTCTCTTTCTTTGATTTCCAAAGGTTCTGTTTTCATCATTCGAAAGATTTGATCGTGGATTTCTAGATCTGCCTTACTTCCAATGAGAATCACCGATTCATTTCTTTTTCTCAAAATCTGTGTGATCACACTCACAAATTTTTCTTCTGGCATCCGTTTTGTTTCCCATAAAGAAGAGGGAGCAATTAAAATGTAACCTGTTTCGTTTTTGAGAAGTTTTGACCGTTTGGAAAGATAGGAAGAATTGTCTTCTTCACTTGGATATAAATAGGGCCTTCGTTCCCTTCCTGTTGGGAAATCATAGGGTTCAAACAAAAGTGAAAATAATTTTTCCACCTCGTGTGGGCCTTGTTTTGGCCTTGGAACCAACTTAGTATGCAAAAAGGAAAATCCAGATTCTTTGTAGCCAATCCGAATGGTTGCCTTTGTGAAAAAAGAAATCAAACTAGAACGATAAGAAAAATGGGGAGAATACACTTTATCGAATTTTTCTTTTCTTAATCTTTGGATGAATTTTAAGAAAAAAAATGGATTTTTTTTGATTTTCTTTTTATCAAGACACCAAACTTGCGTTATATCAGGATTATGCTCTAAAACTGATTCTGTACCTAAATTGACTAACACATGGATTTCGCTTTCCTTGTGTTCCATTTTCACAGCGTGGAAAAAGGAGGTAGAGAGGATTAAATCGCCAAGGAAAGCGGTTTGGATGATGAGGATTTTTTCAGGCATCAGACTCTTTCTAATATCGACACAAAGTTGTTTGTAGCTAGTCCACCTATACTTTGTGCTACTGCCAACCGCTTTTCAGGCCATTCAGAAAAGAACCTACAAAGTTCCACAATTTGAGCAAGTCCCGATGCCCCTACGGGGTGACCCCGGGATTTAAGACCACCGGAAGCATTGATCGGTAATTTGCCCTTTGGGTGTGTGAGACCCGCCTTTACCTGGAATAAGGCCTCTCCGCGTTTGAAAAATCCAGCGTCTTCGGCACCCACAAGTTCAAAAGGGGTAAATGCATCGTGTAACTCCGCAAAATGGATGTCATTTGGTCCCACTCCTGCCTCTTCATAGGCCTTGGCAAATGCAATCCGATTGGCTAAAAAACTGGGTTCTGCACTCGTAAGAAAAGGAGACAAACCAGATCCCATTCCTTTGACACACACTGCACTAGGTTCTTTCGATAAAATGAGAGCAGCAGACCCATCAGATAAGGGTGAGATGTCATAAAGCCCCAGGGGACTTGAAATCTTTGGTTGGTTTTTGTATTCTTCCAGAGTTAGATTTTTTTTGATATGTGCCTTTGGATTCTGTAACCCATTGTCATGCAGTTTTTTAGCAATGGCAAACAAATCCTCTGCCTCATACCCATACTCATGTAGGTATTGATTTGTGATCATGGCACCACCTTGTGCCATTGACATTCCCAGTTTGCGTTGTGAATCAGAAAGGACAGAACCTAACAATAAATTACTTTCTTCTCGGTTCAGTTGTGACATGAGTTCTGTTGCAATCACAAGACCATGATCAAACCGACCACTGAGAATCAAATTCACTCCCAACTGGAAGGCCGCCGCACCGGAAGAGGATGCAGTTTCCATTCGGATGGAATATAGATCCTTCAGTCCTAACCTAGCGGCAATTTTTGCTGAAAGGTGAAATTCCTGATTATAGGAATCAGGTGAAAAACTTGCATAGATGATGAATTGAATTTTGTGAGATTGAAACTCATGTACAGATTGTTTTGCGGTAAGAGAGGACAAATCGAGTTGTGATCCTTTGTGTTTACCAAATACACTCATTGATGGATTGTGAATGTAAACTTTCTTCATTCGAATATAGTTTCCGCTTGCCTATTCTATGAAAACCAATTATCTTTCCAATTGAACCGAGAATTTGAGGTTACCCATATGAAGGGAAAAAAAGAAGTAATCGACATATTAGCAGAAGTTCTATCTGCGGAACTCACAGCCATCAATCAGTATTTCATTCACGCAAAATTATGCAAAAACTGGGGATACATGGAACTTGCCGAGTATCTTAGAAAAGAATCCATCGAAGAAATGAAACATGCTGACGAAATCATGGAACGGATTCTCTATTTTGATGGTATTCCTGACTTACAAAAGTACATGAAAATCAATGTAGGCCAAACCGTTCCTGAGATGTTACAACATGACTTACAATTGGAATACAATGCTGTAGAACGATTGAACCGTGGGATTGATATCTGTGTGGCAAGTAAAGACAATGGAACAAGAGAACTTTTGGAAAAAATACTAGTCTCTGAAGAAGAACACATTGATTGGATTGAGACTCAAGTTTCGCTCATTGAATCCATTGGTTTACAAAACTATTTGGCTCAAAAATTAGGAGATTCGGAATAAAACCTACACATCCCACCTATCATGCCATTTGCGGAGAAGGACTTTCTCCGCTTTTGGAAACAGAAATCCAATCCTTTCATCTTAAAATCAGCAATAACAATCGTGGTGGAATTTTTTTCTCGGGCAAAAAAGAGGATGTGATCCAATTTGCCATCCATACCAAATTTGCCTCTCGTGTGAATTTGCAACTCCTTCATGACAATGCGCAAAACTACGACGAATTTTATACCAAAACATCCGAGATCCCATGGGAAAAATACATTGGACCCAATGTTAGTTTTCGCATTGATGCGGAAACCAAAGACAAATTAAAAAATTCAGAATTCACGATGCATCGGACGAAGGATGCGATCCTTGACCGACTTCGTGCGAAAAAAGTCCCTCTACCCGAAATTGAAAAACGATCAGCTGATATTACAATTGTTGTCAGGTCACATACTGATCGATTCAGCGTCGAACTTTCGTTATCCGGCGATCCCGTAGGACGACGAGGTTACAGACTCCATGCAGGAAATGCACCTGTGAGAGAACCCATTGCACAAGCAATGCTCGAGATGTCTGATTGGAAGGAAGGGGAAACTTTAGTCGACCCAATGTGCGGATCGGGGACAGTTCTTATCGAAGCTGCACTCAGAGAACGCCTGTTTGGTGAAATTAATAGATTCCTTTTTGCAGAATCCCCTATTTTCCAAACTTTATTTCCAACTTATGTTTTCTCAGAACGTAAAAAGGAAAACCCAACTTCTCCTCATCTTTTTGGATTTGATATAGACCCAGAAGCCATACGCATTGCAAAAGAAAATGCCTATGAAGCGGGAGTGGAAGATTTTATCAAATTTGAAGTTGCGGATTGTTTAACACTTAAAAATACATTTGGAACCCAAGGCCATTTGGTCACAAACCCTCCTTATGGTGACCGTATCGGAAAACCAATGGAAGATCTACGTGAGATGTACTTTCAGTTTGGCCGAGTTTTAAAAAACGAATTTGGCGGGTGGAAATTTACAGTTTTATGTGCTGATTTTTCACTCCTTGGAAAATTCGGTTTAAAGG
Protein-coding sequences here:
- a CDS encoding thioredoxin domain-containing protein — its product is MANLSKKPNRLVHEKSPYLLQHAHNPVDWFPWGPEAFEKAVTEDKVILLSIGYSTCHWCHVMERESFEDESTAEVLNRDFVCIKLDREERPDIDKIYMDALHAMGTQGGWPLNMFLTPMKEPILGGTYFPPENRYGKRSFKEVLKLVNQAWIHQKGELLQAAKDLTIYLKENETRTNAGQVPEKQILIQNFNRYIQVYDKDYFGFKTNSVNKFPPSMALSFLLDYYMIEKDNRALELAFNTAYAMKSGGIYDQVGGGICRYATDHEWLVPHFEKMLYDNSLFVETLAKLYRITNETFFLETIQEIISYIERDMRLNVGGIASAEDADSEGVEGKFYVWTESEIKSLVSDEEILNFWNVTEEGNFEHNQNILNVYFKGKNPFTHGIQFKKDFKERIQKAKDILLERRNTRIRPLRDDKILTSWNCLWIRALLSSYEVTGETKYLNQAKEIYDFILTYLVKENGSVLRRFRDGETKYFGTLSDYSELIWVCLRLFQLNGGIHYFEKGIQIWEYLENHFLSDVGPYYESYEGNEDLIVRTIEGYDGVEPSGNSTILHCFYFLNSMGFLNGKLETKANSIFAYFLPELTQNSLSYPSMLSAFLKFQTPSKEVLVVYRNQSEDIVKNIRMKLSQIKDPTLVWCVLSEEECRSLENRLGLLQGRDAGNGIRYFVCQNFHCELPKDNWEETLQLISQ
- a CDS encoding TolC family protein; this translates as MQLAQWENGDVVPEPLQGPGPKKLRLSIAQAIEQVIENNTIVQNAKLEIVKADSPEWKNESKYSWRALASIQSAKQLFPSNRNNIFAGTIRSQDKISAGIEKQFKTGTYFKTEISTIRYDVNAFENPDSSTAGFASLLAAPPMYTGAISATLSQELLKYSFGKNEEEKEKLLKNQTLLVRENYINILTQLVVKILVDYWSLSIVDSRIATYEKVSKNTEEIRKLTLRKTGLGLSEGFEVNQWNQAYLKTQSLLEKAKVDRIEAERNLIRILNVDTSSSIEGVTDLSETLPTNINIKSDVEYALAHRTDYLILKREREIAKLALNTALAEDDPSLLATVSYSSIGQNFLSPQENFIARQRGITSFMYPQIAAELKMSYPLWDLGIKAAIRDAETNLKINELKIQNLEQEIEQEIAIRHEALIASHVLLKDLQKTKKETETFYNGLMERFRQGRYTAVNVKNALDSLANTELAVTQAKINFNINLVRYELAKNSLFEKYGLDLYSILEEVEKRAKFETDKL
- a CDS encoding M20 metallopeptidase family protein; the encoded protein is MKSFPTHRKDEMVLYRRTFHQNPELKYEEKETASFAKKHLESLGFTVEDGIAETGLVALFDSGKPGKTILVRADMDALPIHEENVHHYKSKNEGKMHACGHDGHTSILLALASDLKKEFSSFVPKGRVLLCFQPAEEGGSGADRMIESGILERYHVDSVFALHVWNHIDLGKVGVVNGTMMASVDEFKITVEGTSGHGAMPQHTVDPILVGSHLVTALQTLVSRNVDPLEPCVVTVGSFHSGNAFNVIPETAVLHGTVRTYSKSVYDMIPERMKQLVEQVGSGFGAKIRLEYKRIDKPTINDPVMADVVRKAAKSVLGENCLTEENTRTMGGEDFSAFLMQKPGCYFFIGSRNEKKGFIHPHHSTFFDFDEDALPIGLAVMKEVIHTYLQDFS
- a CDS encoding enoyl-CoA hydratase/isomerase family protein yields the protein MISFELNDGIGIIQLAINDKNSFSNESFLALKHSIQQAKDSKAKVVVLRSTSAGSFSLGLDLTTVSSMDMSKDLAPFLELFYHNLTEIYQLPMPTIAEVSGHALGYGAMLALVCDYRFATSDIRFGLPEVKIGIQVPSFVYALMGEAVGYDLAKRHVLLGDAFKAKEYPTLFEEISETEDDLKKKSKSLQTKLKKNSYSAMKDTKKGILSVHKPLLDLVKEDVKNTIASIQSPDAKEGISASVEARRPVFTS
- a CDS encoding MarR family winged helix-turn-helix transcriptional regulator, whose amino-acid sequence is MPRELPKRFRSVRYFDRISSEIADIVRIELEKLGYPGLTTSHFEILTFLIRTSKPINMTQIAKTIEKTKPTCTVLVNRLVKEGLVDRNPSPSDGREWAILLSKEGKKIRKKIVTISAKLLSLQTWGISKENEDILYPILDEIYKHIRDRKGIV
- a CDS encoding aminopeptidase P N-terminal domain-containing protein, translating into MKQPHLKSKEYDADTYQKRISKVQKRLKNGEILILFAANHKIRNRDVEYKFRQNSDFYYLTGIKEEDSILIVTSEAVGMFCLPKDKEREIWTGIRLGKDKIKSMLGLNFVYDLTDWEKQKSAILIGNHTLYYFFGENPDRDRELLLECKNLSERAREGKFGPHRIEHPNFLHEERLTKSKEEIQILKNAAEITKLGHMRIMRESKPGMYEYELEALLEQEYLKYGSIGGGYGHIVASGKNACILHYVNNDDKLSDGDLVLVDSGAEWNYYTADVTRVFPVGKKFSESQKMIYEVVLYAQKNAIQHSVAGIPFNEVHEKTVRFLSDCLREMGFLKGNLDEILEKETYKKFYMHRTGHYLGMDVHDVGRYFLEGKSRPLKDGQVVTVEPGLYFDPNDESIPKEFRGIGIRIEDDILINGKTPINLTESIPKEISEIESLKV
- the waaF gene encoding lipopolysaccharide heptosyltransferase II — encoded protein: MPEKILIIQTAFLGDLILSTSFFHAVKMEHKESEIHVLVNLGTESVLEHNPDITQVWCLDKKKIKKNPFFFLKFIQRLRKEKFDKVYSPHFSYRSSLISFFTKATIRIGYKESGFSFLHTKLVPRPKQGPHEVEKLFSLLFEPYDFPTGRERRPYLYPSEEDNSSYLSKRSKLLKNETGYILIAPSSLWETKRMPEEKFVSVITQILRKRNESVILIGSKADLEIHDQIFRMMKTEPLEIKERERLLSLVGQTSLKELMVWIQNATAIISNDSSPIHFASAFNTPTVMIYGATIPEFGYGSLSDKHRIMQVNGLNCRPCGIHGGRICPEGHFRCMLDQNPVRIFEALEEVIKT
- a CDS encoding thiolase family protein; translated protein: MKKVYIHNPSMSVFGKHKGSQLDLSSLTAKQSVHEFQSHKIQFIIYASFSPDSYNQEFHLSAKIAARLGLKDLYSIRMETASSSGAAAFQLGVNLILSGRFDHGLVIATELMSQLNREESNLLLGSVLSDSQRKLGMSMAQGGAMITNQYLHEYGYEAEDLFAIAKKLHDNGLQNPKAHIKKNLTLEEYKNQPKISSPLGLYDISPLSDGSAALILSKEPSAVCVKGMGSGLSPFLTSAEPSFLANRIAFAKAYEEAGVGPNDIHFAELHDAFTPFELVGAEDAGFFKRGEALFQVKAGLTHPKGKLPINASGGLKSRGHPVGASGLAQIVELCRFFSEWPEKRLAVAQSIGGLATNNFVSILERV
- the bfr gene encoding bacterioferritin: MKGKKEVIDILAEVLSAELTAINQYFIHAKLCKNWGYMELAEYLRKESIEEMKHADEIMERILYFDGIPDLQKYMKINVGQTVPEMLQHDLQLEYNAVERLNRGIDICVASKDNGTRELLEKILVSEEEHIDWIETQVSLIESIGLQNYLAQKLGDSE
- a CDS encoding THUMP domain-containing class I SAM-dependent RNA methyltransferase; amino-acid sequence: MCGEGLSPLLETEIQSFHLKISNNNRGGIFFSGKKEDVIQFAIHTKFASRVNLQLLHDNAQNYDEFYTKTSEIPWEKYIGPNVSFRIDAETKDKLKNSEFTMHRTKDAILDRLRAKKVPLPEIEKRSADITIVVRSHTDRFSVELSLSGDPVGRRGYRLHAGNAPVREPIAQAMLEMSDWKEGETLVDPMCGSGTVLIEAALRERLFGEINRFLFAESPIFQTLFPTYVFSERKKENPTSPHLFGFDIDPEAIRIAKENAYEAGVEDFIKFEVADCLTLKNTFGTQGHLVTNPPYGDRIGKPMEDLREMYFQFGRVLKNEFGGWKFTVLCADFSLLGKFGLKENKHITLKHANLKAKIVDYELRGGK